In Patescibacteria group bacterium, the genomic window GCAGTTATAGTATTAATCTCTATTTTTGCATTGGACTTAGTTTATTTGGTGGGTGTCATTAATCGCATAGATTCTATCATCAATTATTCAATATGGTGGTTTAGCATTGCGTTTATTGGATTCGCCCTTTCTTATATAATGAATAAAGCTGATTTTGAAGATAAGACAGCGATTAATATATTTATAACAATCGGTCTTCTCATTAATCTTGTTCTCATAGTGTTTTGGTATCTTTTTAGAGATTTTGACCCAATATTTCTATAAATATACGCATTATTCCCCGAAAGGCATATTAATTCTTGCAGTATCTTCTTTTGGATTGGATGTGTTATTTTACTTAACCGTAAAAAGTAATAGCACTTTCATTATTCAGAGTAGTATATTGTGTATCATTTTGAGCTTTATAGGATTTGTTTGGCTGTTGATTCTGAATAGAAAAACACCTTCATCTAATAAAGATAGCAGATGGACTATATTAGGATTGATTGGTGTTGTGATTAATCTGTATTTCCTCTTTGGATGGTCGTATTGGTTTGTATTTAAAGATTTTGGGTTTTAAGTTGTTATGAAAAATTTAAGAAAAATAATGGTTTATTTATCAGTCTTTACTGGTTTATTGGGTTTGTGTATTGGGCAATATTTTTATTTCGCAGCTAAATCATACCGATTAAGATCCCTTTGTCCCGTGCGTAGTGAAGTCAAATATCAATGTTTAGATAAATATCAAAATTTTGGACTCTGGCTCTCACTTATCTCTTTCTTTGTTTTGGTTATCTTAGTTATTATGTTTATCGTTAGTGAACCACGGATTCGTGTGGTGTGGAAAAAATTTACATTCTGGTTCATTCCCCTAGCTATCATAATCACCCTCGTGAGCCCCGGCAGCTGCGGAGGGTCAATTAGTAGTTTACTCTGTTGGAGCCAAGAATGGTCCGTCATGTTTTTCTCCGTAGTCTATATCTCCGTATCTATCTTGATACTTATCATCAAGTCGTGGAAATTAAGAAAAGAGAATAAAGCGAATGAGCTTCCTATTAAGACACAGGGTTGACGACTCATCTGTATTATGGAATCGAAACACTCATTAACAGGAAGGGTTAATAAAGTATCGTTATGGTACAATATAGCCGTAATTTTAATTGTTATTTTATTTTTTACTTATTTCATTGCTAAGGATCTTTTTATTGAGATTACATCGTGGGCAATGGTCATTATGCTGCCTCTTTTAAGTCTACTAATAATCCTTTCCCCTTTTATTTATATTTGGAAGTTCAAGAAGAGATGGAATTTTTTTAAACGTATGCATTGCGCTCATCAGCACGGCAATCCTCACTATGGCAGTATATTTTGGTTGGGTCGTTTTTTTAAACTACATGTTTGATGTCATGGGCGAAGCATTCTTGAGCACGTTTTAAAAAGTCCCATTTCTGCGGGCTTGTTGGGTCTTTTATATGAAAGTTACTAAACCACAACAGTTGTATATATTAATAATGGTATCATTTGTTATCGACGCTCTGTACTACTACGGTTATCTAAACCTAATTGATGTATTTATTGATTACGCGATAGGCTGGTTTGTTCTCGCGCTTATCGGATTCATTGGTTCATATTTCCTGCTATACACAATCGACATCAAACACAAGGCAGCTTTGAGCATTGTCATCACAATCGGCGTGCTCATCAATTTAGGATTCACTTTCTTCTGGTATATTCTTAAAGATTTCGGGTTTTAATAGGTTTTATGTACGAAATCAAAGTGCGCATGATGAATGAAGCAATGGCGAGGAAACTCATTGAGCCCCTAGGATTAGGGGAGCCTCACCATGTCGAGACCGCCACCCATACGTACCTAGCCGACCCTCATGTGACGAGGAAAATCAAGAATGACCATGGCACGCTTTCCTACACCATTATGCAGCGCCATGGGGCGGGGTTTACCTCTGCCGTTGAGGAAATTTCTGAAACCCGCGCTGAGGAACTTAAGCGCGAATACCCGCCCCGCGTGAGTCTGGCAATGACGAGAACGGTGTGGCAGGAGGAGGGAGTTGCCATTGCCCTGAATGTGGTGGACAAATTAGGAGTATTTTTGGAATTCCAAGGTGAGGATTTTGAAACGCTCAAAAGCTGGCCTCGGAAGATAGGGTTTTCAGAACACCACTATCTCACCCGGGCTTATGATGAAATTTTATGACCTACGATGAAATAGTGGTAGAATATCTGCGTAATCTGCGTAATAACCTAGTTTTGTATTGTGCAATTTTCTCAGGAAGCATTTGAACAGCTGGTACGAGAGGAGGTGCAGCTTCTGCCAAAACGGTTCCGCCAGAAGATCAAGAATTGCGCTTTTTTTATCGCACAAGAGCCAACCCGCGAGCAGCTACGCAACGCGCGCGTGCGCGCAGGCTCTACCCTGCTCGCATTATATGAGGGCGTGCCCCAGCTCCACCGGACCATCGCGACAGGCACCGCGCTTCCGGACCGCATTACGCTTTTTCAGGGTCCTTTAGAAGCGCTCGCCGGAAACCCTGTCAACTCCGATCTTCTTCGCAAGGCAGTGCGCGACACCGTGTGGCATGAGATCGCGCATCATTTCGGGTTTGAGGAACACGAAGTGCGCGCCATGGAGCGTACAAGGCGGAAGAGTGTCTAAGAGGTGGGCGGGGGGGCGTTCACCTTTTTTTATTTTATATCGGCATTTCAATGGTTCTGTTGTAGCGTGGCCCCGCCTGGGCGTGGCCACACGATCGGTTGAGTCGGAGACATCCCAGTCATTCGACGGGATAAAAGCTCCGACGCTACAGAGTTGATAAAAGTGCCCGAAGGGCTTAATTTATGAAACTCTACCAGACTCTCCATGCGGTGATACACGGCGTAGATGCGCACGGACGCGGCACGGCGACCGCGGAAGGTAAGCTGCTCGCAGTGCCTTTTGCCTTCCCCGGCGATGAAGCTGACGTGCGGCCGGCGCATCGCGAGCATGGGATATTGGTGTGTGAGCTCGTGGCGCTTACCCGCCCTTCGCCATGGCGCGTGGCTCCCCAATGCGACCATGCGGACCGGTCAGGGGGATGCTTCTGGCAGGTTATTGCGTATGAGAAGCAATTGGAATGGAAACGGATGATCACGCAAATGTTTTTCGACACGGCAGGAGTGTCATTATCGGTGCCGGAGGTTATTCCCAGCGCCCCGCTTTTCGAGTTTCGGAATAAGATGGAATTCGCAATCGGCGAAGGTCCCGTAATTGGCACCAAAGCGCCGGGGAAATGGTGGGAGATCGTGGACATGGACGGATGTCTGCTTCTTTCGCGCGAATCGTGCGAGGTGGTGCGCCGCGTGCGCGCGTTTCTCACGCAGCACCGCGTGCCCTCATGGAACGCGCGGTTGCATCAGGGATATGCGCGGTATCTTGTGATTCGGGAAGGGAAATACACGCATGAGCGCATGGTAACCTTGATTACCGCGCCCGGGGCATTGCCCGGAGCCGAGGATCTCATCACACTTTTGCATCCGCTCACCACGTCGCTCTACCACGGCATTAATTTTTCTTTGAGCGATACTGCACTCGCAGATACGCTCACGCTTCTTGCGGGAGACCCTTATCTTCACGAGCAAGTGGGGGAATTGAGGCTCGCCATCAGCCCCAATTCGTTTTTTCAGACCAATTCATTTATGATAGAGAAGCTGATGGATGTGGTGGAAGATCTCCTGCAGTTAGCGCCGCGCGAGAAACTTCTCGACCTCTATTGCGGATTAGGATTATTTTCTTTGAAATATGCGCCTCTGTGCGCGCAGGTGATCGGCATTGAGGCGGCACAAGAAGCGGTGGCGATGGCCATACGGAATCAGGAGACGAATAAGATCGCCAATGTTGAATTTAAGGCGGGGAAAGTTGAGGATTTATCATGGGTAAGCCCTTGGGCTGATGCGGCTATTGTGGATCCGCCGCGGGCAGGGCTTCATCCGGACGTCATAGAGGCATTCATAAAGTGCGGCCCTCAAAGGTTTGTGTATGTCTGCTGCAATCCTAAAGCGTTCGCGCGGGAACTGGCCGCACTGCAAGCCGCGTATCGCGTCACTGCCATGCGCGCGCTTGACCTCTTCCCCCACTCGCCGCACGTGGAACTGGTGGTGAGGCTTGAGAGAATATAGAATTTAGAATCAAGAATCTGGAATGAATATCGAATAATGGTATGCAGAATGTGTCAATATCTAGATTCTCATTTCTAGCTTCCAGATTTTATCATGGTACAATACATGAGCATGACTGAACCAACCCCCCCACATCCATATAAATGCGGTATCGTCGTCCTTATTGGCCGATCCAACGTCGGCAAATCAACGCTCCTCAATGCCTTGGTGGGCGAGAAGGTAGCCCCGGTGTCGCCCCTGCCGCAGACGACGCGGCAGCCGGTGCAGGGCGTCCTCACCACTGATGAGGGACAGTTGGTATTCGTGGATACGCCGGGATTGCTCAAGGGTTCGAAAGACAAGATCACGGGACGCATTAACCAGACGATTAAGGAAAGTTTGGAAGGCGTGGACCTTGTCCTTTATGTGGCAGACCCCACGCGCATGATTGGCGAAGAGGAGCGGGCGCTGCTCGCAATGGTAAGGCCTCTTCCTATTCCGAAATTGCTCGTGATCAACAAGAGCGAAATCGCGGATGCGCCTTATGGCGAGGATTACAGGGATCTGCGTGAAGATTTTGCCGCGATCATGGAAGTGTCGGCGCTCACTGGCAGCGGCCTTAAGGTTTTGGTGAATGAGTGCCTCGCGCGCCTCCCGGAGGGGGTCATGCTCTATCCTCCCGAAGAAAAGACGAATATATCTCACACGCGGTGGATTGAGGAAATGATCCGCGAGAAGCTTTATTATTATCTCCACAAGGAAGTGCCCTATACTGCCACGGTGCGCGTGGAAGAAATAAATGAACGGGCAAACAAGGTGCTTTACATACGCGCCGTGGTGGTCACCA contains:
- a CDS encoding metallopeptidase family protein; protein product: MQFSQEAFEQLVREEVQLLPKRFRQKIKNCAFFIAQEPTREQLRNARVRAGSTLLALYEGVPQLHRTIATGTALPDRITLFQGPLEALAGNPVNSDLLRKAVRDTVWHEIAHHFGFEEHEVRAMERTRRKSV
- the rlmD gene encoding 23S rRNA (uracil(1939)-C(5))-methyltransferase RlmD, with product MKLYQTLHAVIHGVDAHGRGTATAEGKLLAVPFAFPGDEADVRPAHREHGILVCELVALTRPSPWRVAPQCDHADRSGGCFWQVIAYEKQLEWKRMITQMFFDTAGVSLSVPEVIPSAPLFEFRNKMEFAIGEGPVIGTKAPGKWWEIVDMDGCLLLSRESCEVVRRVRAFLTQHRVPSWNARLHQGYARYLVIREGKYTHERMVTLITAPGALPGAEDLITLLHPLTTSLYHGINFSLSDTALADTLTLLAGDPYLHEQVGELRLAISPNSFFQTNSFMIEKLMDVVEDLLQLAPREKLLDLYCGLGLFSLKYAPLCAQVIGIEAAQEAVAMAIRNQETNKIANVEFKAGKVEDLSWVSPWADAAIVDPPRAGLHPDVIEAFIKCGPQRFVYVCCNPKAFARELAALQAAYRVTAMRALDLFPHSPHVELVVRLERI
- the era gene encoding GTPase Era produces the protein MTEPTPPHPYKCGIVVLIGRSNVGKSTLLNALVGEKVAPVSPLPQTTRQPVQGVLTTDEGQLVFVDTPGLLKGSKDKITGRINQTIKESLEGVDLVLYVADPTRMIGEEERALLAMVRPLPIPKLLVINKSEIADAPYGEDYRDLREDFAAIMEVSALTGSGLKVLVNECLARLPEGVMLYPPEEKTNISHTRWIEEMIREKLYYYLHKEVPYTATVRVEEINERANKVLYIRAVVVTTDARYRKMIIGHGAQRIKEIGTAARKELSLALNRPVYLDLTVDVDTHWMTRME